Part of the Salirhabdus salicampi genome is shown below.
TCCTGTGGAAATGCACCGTGTCCTCCTACACCTTTCACTTCAATCTCAAAGCGGTCAGAGGCTGCAAGTATATACCCGTTACTATAAATCACTTTTCCTACAGGGAAATAGTTTTCCATATGCGTCGCGAAGATCACATCTACACCATCAAGACAGCCATCCTCAATCATACCAATAGCTCCGCCCGGGTTTTGTTCCTCAGCGTGTTGATGGATAAAAACAATATTTCCTTCCAATTGATCCTTATTTTCCGAAAATACTTTTGCTAATCCAAGTGCAATAGCTGTATGTGCATCGTGTCCACAAGCATGCATGACGCCTTCATTTTTAGACTTATAAGGTACATCATTTTGTTCATAAATCGGTAAAGCATCGAAGTCAGCACGAATAGCGACAGTTTTACCCGGTCTTTCTCCATGTAAGGTAGCGACGACTCCTCTACCTCCTACTTCCGTTTGCACATCAAGTCCCAGTCGCCGTTGGTATTCAGCTATCACCTGTGGTGTTCGAACCTCTTGAAAGGATAGCTCTGGATGCATGTGTAAATCTCTTCTTATATCAATCATTTCTTGATGAATTTCATCTAAACGTGCAAAGATTGCCTCTAACATATTTTCACCTTTCTATCTCTCATGACATGTTAAAAAATAAGCCCCTACGTAAGCAGGGGCGTTAAGCTAGTCATTTTACGTTGTTTTTTTTGTCATACGCTTCTGCATTTTTCCAAGTACTAAATCAGCAATGATTGCTAACAAAGCTGCTGGAATAGCACCAGCGTAAATCTTAATATTGTCACGACCATTTATTCCACTAACGATTTCTCTACCAAGACCATCTCCACCGATGTAAGGTGCAATGGATGCTACACCAACCGCGATAACAGCCGCTACACGAAGTCCTGCCATCATAAACGGTAGTGATAAAGGGATTTGAATTTTTGCTAATAACTGCATTGGTGTCATTCCAATACCAGTACCGGCCTCTAATATATGATTGTCTACTTCTTTTAAGCCTACGTATGTGTTCCGGATAATCGGTAGTAAGGAATATAAGAACAACCCTACGACTACTGTAGTAAATCCTAAACCGAAGTAAAGCATTAAAATAGCAAGCAAGGCTAAACTTGGAATGATTTGAAGAATATTTGCAACTGCCAAAATGACAGAAGCTAACTTTTCACTCTTAACACATAAAATCCCTAATGGAATCCCGACTACAACTGCAAGGGCGACTCCATAAACAACCATTAATATATGGTCAATTGTTAATTCTATTAGATGACTCCAGTTATTTCCCATATAAATAAAGATCTCAATCATTTGGTTAAAAAATTCCATGGTTTCACACCTTTAAAAGGTCATTATTGTAATAGACCGATTTCTTTTAGAAACTCTACCGCAACTTCTTGCTCATCACGTTTGTTAATATCTACTTCATAGATCAATTGAGTCATTGTTTGCTCGTCGATTTGACCAGTTAAAGAATCAATAGCTTCAGCAACTTCTGGTACTTCTTCTAGTACATCATTTCTTGCAACAAGTGATGCCGTATATGGTGGGAAGAAGTTCTTATCGTCTTCTAGTACTTTTAATCCTAGTTCTAAAATTTGTGGATCAACAGAATAAGCTGTAATAACATCTAATTCATTATTTTCTACACCTTCATACATTAACTCGATTTGTAGTCCACGTGCATCTTTAAATTCAAAACCATAATGTTCTTTAAATGCACGGTATCCGTCGTTTGGACGCTCTAACCATGATCCATCTGTTCCAAAACGTAATTGGTCAGCATGAGGAACTAAATCAGAAATCTTTTCGATGTTATTTGCAGCAGCAAATTCCCCATCAATTGTTACTGTATATTTGTTTTGGAAACCTAAAGAATCGTGCCATGTAAAGTCAAAGTGTTCAGCAAATAACCTTTGTGCTTGATCAAGTGTTACCTCAGGGTCTGTAGTAAATTCAAGCTCATCATCATCAAAGTGGTTATTGTAAACTTCTCCAGAATAAAGTGTTGCAATATGAAGTTCTCCTTGGTCCATTGCAGAAATTATTTGAGGACTTGCGGAAATATCCTTTTTAATGCTTACTTCAATATCAGTACGATCTTCAACTAAAGCTTCAACCATATGTGCCATGATTTTTGGATCTGTGTAAGTTTGCGTACCAATTTCAAGTTCTGTAATTTCTCCATCTCCATTACTTCCACATGCTGCAGCGAATAGTAGTGTTGTAGTTGCCATAACTGCTAATAATAGTTTTTTCATCTGTTAAAACACTCCTCAGTTTTTTTACATATTTTTCATCTTTATATTTTTATAAAATTAATTAGACGCTATTTATAAGCTACTGCCTTCTCTAATTTTCCCATTAAAAATTCTGCTAACAAAGCCATCAATACGGCCATAATCGTACCAGTAAAGATTAAAAATTTATCATTAAAACCTAAGCCCGCAATAATTAAACCACCAAGTCCTCCTGCGCCAATAACAGCTGCTATCGTTGTCCAGCTAATAATATATACAGTCGTAATACGGAGACCTGACATAATATATGGGAATGCTAATGGTATTTCAATTTGGAATAAACGTTGAAACGTATTGAAGCCCATTCCCCGTGCTGCTTCAATCACATCAGGATCCACTGATTCAATTCCGGCGTAAGTGTTTCGTAAAAGGGGTAATAAAGAATATAGAAATAGGGCAAAGATAGCTGGTTTCATGCCAATACCTAAAACAGGTATCATTATAGCTAACAGGGCGATAGTAGGAACAGTCTGGAATACATTCGCCGTATTAAAGATTACATTTCGAATGGCTTTAGTACGTATTTTAGTTAAATAAACTCCTAAAGGGATAGCTAGTAGAGCTCCCAATATAACAGAAACGAATGATATAGTTAGGTGCTGCATTGTGTATTCCATTATGGAGGAATATCGCTCCTGCCAAAATTCTATATAGTCTAGAATTAATTCCATTAGGATCCCTCATTTCCATCATTCATATAGAGGTCCGTCATCACTCTTAAAACTTCCTTACGTGTAATCATACCGACATACTGTTCTGAATCATCTACCACCGGCAGTTCATTTACATCATTGTCATTCATAATGTTTAGAACTGTTTTAAGAGATGAAGATTTATTAACCTTATGATTGATTGGTGTAAGGACATCGTGCACTTTCTTATTTTCTTGTAGAGAATTGGAAGCATTCAAAATAGTAACTTGTCCTTGGATCTTATTGTTTTCATCAACTACGGTTAATGAATGGATATTTTTCTCCCCCATAAGCTGAGCCGCCGACTCAAGTGACGAATCAAGGTCTAGAGTATCAGCATCATTAAGCATTACCGCTTCAACAGGTGGAATTGTCGTATTATTGCCCAGTCGTTCCGTACCAATAAATTCTTTTACAAACTCGTTGGCTGGATATTGGACAATTTCGTTCGGAGTTCCTTTTTGAACGATTTCTCCATCTTTCATTAAAATAATTTGGTCTGCAATTTTTAATGCTTCATCCATATCATGTGTA
Proteins encoded:
- a CDS encoding M20 metallopeptidase family protein, whose translation is MLEAIFARLDEIHQEMIDIRRDLHMHPELSFQEVRTPQVIAEYQRRLGLDVQTEVGGRGVVATLHGERPGKTVAIRADFDALPIYEQNDVPYKSKNEGVMHACGHDAHTAIALGLAKVFSENKDQLEGNIVFIHQHAEEQNPGGAIGMIEDGCLDGVDVIFATHMENYFPVGKVIYSNGYILAASDRFEIEVKGVGGHGAFPQDTKDSVVIGSQIVGNLQQIISRRVDPLKSAVLTVGAFHSGEAPNVIAHNAIIKGTVRTFDEEIRNQIEKQMEDIVAYTCKASGADYKFEYDRGFPATWNHPEPTELLIDAAKSVVNKEDIVSIPPNMGGEDFSYFLQKVPGTYFFTGSANEEKGLIYPYHHPKFDIDEDALVIGAKTLASATIKYLKNNK
- a CDS encoding ABC transporter permease, with amino-acid sequence MEFFNQMIEIFIYMGNNWSHLIELTIDHILMVVYGVALAVVVGIPLGILCVKSEKLASVILAVANILQIIPSLALLAILMLYFGLGFTTVVVGLFLYSLLPIIRNTYVGLKEVDNHILEAGTGIGMTPMQLLAKIQIPLSLPFMMAGLRVAAVIAVGVASIAPYIGGDGLGREIVSGINGRDNIKIYAGAIPAALLAIIADLVLGKMQKRMTKKTT
- a CDS encoding glycine betaine ABC transporter substrate-binding protein, giving the protein MKKLLLAVMATTTLLFAAACGSNGDGEITELEIGTQTYTDPKIMAHMVEALVEDRTDIEVSIKKDISASPQIISAMDQGELHIATLYSGEVYNNHFDDDELEFTTDPEVTLDQAQRLFAEHFDFTWHDSLGFQNKYTVTIDGEFAAANNIEKISDLVPHADQLRFGTDGSWLERPNDGYRAFKEHYGFEFKDARGLQIELMYEGVENNELDVITAYSVDPQILELGLKVLEDDKNFFPPYTASLVARNDVLEEVPEVAEAIDSLTGQIDEQTMTQLIYEVDINKRDEQEVAVEFLKEIGLLQ
- a CDS encoding ABC transporter permease — protein: MELILDYIEFWQERYSSIMEYTMQHLTISFVSVILGALLAIPLGVYLTKIRTKAIRNVIFNTANVFQTVPTIALLAIMIPVLGIGMKPAIFALFLYSLLPLLRNTYAGIESVDPDVIEAARGMGFNTFQRLFQIEIPLAFPYIMSGLRITTVYIISWTTIAAVIGAGGLGGLIIAGLGFNDKFLIFTGTIMAVLMALLAEFLMGKLEKAVAYK